In Silene latifolia isolate original U9 population chromosome X, ASM4854445v1, whole genome shotgun sequence, the following proteins share a genomic window:
- the LOC141618730 gene encoding uncharacterized protein LOC141618730, with the protein MLDQTSIPSEPKFVGMYNVVHIDEKWFYMTKKNEKYYLHSMEADPLRTCQSKNYIGKVMFLVAMARARYDCDGNETFSGKIGVFPLITKEPAIRRSRNREAGMLVTKPIPSVTREVIRSFLIEKVVPAIKAKWPIEDMGGTIFIQQDNARTHIDPNDREFRRVASQDGLDIRLTCQPANSPDLNILDLGFFRAIQSLQQKKRSKTVDELIAAVEKSFMEYPTMEINRTWVTLQLFMVEIMKIEGSNRYKIPHINKARMERLGILLKQIVCDPSLIENVTNKLRTMQ; encoded by the coding sequence ATGTTAGACCAAACTTCTATTCCTAGTGAGCCAAAATTTGTTGGTATGTACAACGTTGTACATATCGATGAGAAATGGTTCTACATGACAAAGAAAAACGAAAAATATTATTTGCACTCCATGGAAGCCGATCCCTTGAGAACATGTCAAAGCAAAAATTACATTGGAAAAGTCATGTTTTTAGTTGCTATGGCGCGTGCAAGATATGATTGTGATGGAAATGAAACATTTTCCGGTAAAATAGGagtgtttcccctaattactaaGGAACCTGCTATAAGAAGAAGTCGGAATAGAGAAGCGGGTATGCTGGTGACAAAACCGATACCATCTGTCACAAGGGAAGTGATAAGGAGTTTTTTAATTGAGAAAGTGGTTCCTGCCATTAAAGCTAAATGGCCTATTGAGGATATGGGTGGTACAATTTTCATACAACAAGATAATGCAAGAACCCACATTGATCCCAACGATCGAGAATTTCGACGAGTCGCATCACAAGATGGGTTGGACATAAGACTAACGTGCCAACCAGCAAATTCACCGGATTTGAATATCTTGGATCTTGGTTTTTTTCGTGCAATTCAGTCATTACAACAGAAGAAGAGATCGAAGACGGTTGATGAGCTAATTGCCGCAGTTGAGAAGTCGTTCATGGAGTACCCAACCATGGAGATTAATAGGACATGGGTAACTTTACAACTTTTTATGGTAGAGATAATGAAAATTGAGGGGTCAAACCGTTATAAAATCCCTCATATAAATAAGGCGAGAATGGAGAGACTAGGTATACTTCTGAAGCAAATTGTATGCGATCCAAGTTTGATAGAAAATGTAACTAACAAACTACGTACAATGCAATGA